In Sulfurovum xiamenensis, a genomic segment contains:
- a CDS encoding DUF3450 family protein, with product MGKMTRLISISAALAISGTMLHAAKDDSMVQSIMELRSQVESLYTQIDDNKEAYKAQMKSYALQTSDSEAQINRQETSLKLTQQNIAKTEKKLETMGSATVDLKPIVNDALIALEKEIKSGIPFKVEERVAALHQIKDDLKNGTISQEKALALTWASYDDALRLTKEIGQFKQEIMLDGKATMAKIAKVGSVMMYFATPDERIGYVKQEGNTYSYVVTKDSTERDQIIDLFDALQKQIRTGYFTLPNALLLRGVN from the coding sequence AAAAATGACAAGACTGATCTCTATATCAGCAGCTCTAGCTATTTCGGGTACGATGCTTCATGCGGCAAAGGATGACAGCATGGTTCAATCGATCATGGAGCTCAGATCACAAGTAGAATCTCTCTATACACAAATCGATGATAATAAAGAAGCATACAAAGCGCAGATGAAGTCTTATGCACTTCAAACCTCTGATAGTGAAGCACAGATCAACAGACAAGAAACTTCATTAAAGCTTACGCAACAAAATATTGCAAAAACAGAAAAAAAGCTAGAAACGATGGGAAGTGCTACGGTAGATCTTAAGCCTATTGTCAATGACGCACTGATTGCCCTCGAAAAAGAGATCAAAAGTGGTATCCCTTTCAAAGTGGAAGAGAGAGTAGCTGCGCTTCATCAGATCAAAGATGATCTTAAAAATGGAACGATTTCTCAAGAGAAAGCACTTGCCTTGACATGGGCAAGCTATGATGATGCATTGCGTTTGACAAAAGAGATCGGGCAGTTCAAACAAGAGATCATGCTTGATGGGAAAGCCACTATGGCAAAGATCGCCAAAGTGGGCTCAGTCATGATGTATTTTGCAACACCGGATGAGAGGATCGGGTATGTGAAACAAGAGGGAAATACATACAGTTATGTAGTGACAAAAGACAGTACTGAACGTGATCAGATCATTGATCTTTTTGATGCATTGCAAAAACAGATCCGTACAGGGTACTTTACCTTGCCCAACGCACTATTACTCAGAGGAGTTAACTAA